In a genomic window of Methylovirgula sp. 4M-Z18:
- a CDS encoding Ppx/GppA phosphatase family protein, producing the protein MAKGTDAAPVQRPLELDPKRAGRLDRPPYGVIDIGSNSIRLVVYDQLGRAPLPRFNEKSLCRLGEGLAQTGMIAADGFRRTVEAVRRFRAIADAMGVARLDATATEAIRRAGNGKDLVKAISQDAGVDVRILSGAEEARFATLGVISGFFRPVGVVGDMGGGSLEVAEAHDDQVGDEWVSLPLGALPVEAIMKKGEDSKRQIDALLTKGLPLSFVRPTFFAVGGGWRAFAKAHMIAMGAPVQVVHGYRITTAEARSFAKTILRLAPGKMGELAGVSRRRSRTLPAAALMLDRVLKHLAPQHVVFSALGLREGWLYSQLAPQERYLDPLVEGAQLIGLPVARVPDFAPALVDWTADLVKEERPAYTRLRIAVCALSDIGWRDHPDLRAEESFRRTLQFPLIGLEHWERAFLAIALHARYAGRLDAPYLSAGLKLLSETDRRRAEILGRAILLAYRLSGGIPSVLANSRLKIGSTRLRLEVAKSARVPDSEAVSERLTLLAAAAGTKFFEITELAET; encoded by the coding sequence ATGGCAAAGGGCACCGACGCCGCACCGGTCCAACGGCCGCTCGAGCTCGATCCCAAGCGCGCGGGCCGCCTTGATCGGCCGCCCTATGGCGTCATCGACATCGGCTCCAATTCGATCCGTCTCGTCGTGTACGATCAACTCGGCCGCGCGCCTTTGCCGCGTTTTAACGAGAAATCCCTTTGCCGCCTTGGCGAGGGGCTGGCACAGACGGGCATGATCGCCGCCGACGGCTTCCGCCGCACCGTCGAAGCCGTACGGCGATTCCGGGCGATCGCCGACGCAATGGGCGTTGCACGGCTCGATGCGACGGCGACGGAGGCCATTCGCCGGGCCGGCAATGGCAAGGACCTGGTCAAGGCCATCAGCCAGGATGCCGGCGTCGACGTTCGTATCCTTTCGGGCGCCGAAGAGGCCCGATTTGCCACTCTCGGGGTCATCTCGGGCTTTTTTCGCCCCGTCGGCGTCGTCGGCGACATGGGCGGCGGCAGCCTTGAAGTCGCGGAGGCGCATGACGATCAGGTCGGAGATGAATGGGTCAGCCTGCCGCTCGGTGCTTTGCCGGTCGAGGCCATCATGAAAAAAGGGGAGGACTCCAAGCGCCAGATCGATGCTCTTTTGACGAAAGGCCTGCCGTTGTCCTTCGTCAGGCCGACCTTTTTTGCCGTTGGCGGCGGCTGGCGTGCCTTTGCCAAGGCCCATATGATCGCGATGGGCGCTCCGGTCCAGGTCGTGCATGGGTATCGCATCACGACGGCGGAAGCCCGCAGCTTCGCGAAAACGATTTTGCGGCTCGCCCCTGGCAAGATGGGCGAACTGGCCGGCGTCTCGCGCCGGCGCTCTCGGACCTTGCCTGCCGCGGCCTTGATGCTCGACCGCGTGCTCAAGCACCTTGCCCCGCAGCATGTGGTCTTTTCCGCGCTCGGTCTGCGCGAAGGCTGGCTTTATTCGCAGCTCGCCCCTCAGGAGCGCTATCTCGATCCGCTGGTCGAAGGCGCCCAACTGATCGGCTTACCGGTGGCGCGCGTGCCGGATTTCGCTCCGGCTCTGGTCGACTGGACGGCGGATCTGGTCAAAGAGGAGAGGCCCGCCTATACGCGCCTGCGGATTGCCGTATGTGCGCTTTCGGATATTGGTTGGCGCGATCATCCCGATCTCAGGGCCGAGGAAAGTTTTCGTCGTACCTTGCAATTCCCTCTCATCGGGCTCGAACATTGGGAGCGCGCCTTCCTCGCCATTGCCCTTCATGCGCGCTATGCGGGACGGCTCGATGCGCCTTATCTTTCGGCGGGGCTGAAACTTCTCTCCGAAACGGACCGCCGCCGCGCCGAAATACTCGGCCGTGCCATTCTCCTGGCCTACCGTCTTTCTGGCGGCATACCCTCGGTGCTGGCCAACTCGCGTTTGAAAATCGGCTCCACGCGCTTGCGTCTGGAAGTTGCCAAATCTGCACGCGTTCCCGACAGCGAGGCGGTCAGCGAGCGCCTGACCCTGCTCGCCGCCGCCGCCGGCACCAAGTTTTTCGAGATCACCGAACTTGCGGAAACATGA
- a CDS encoding ABC transporter ATP-binding protein, protein MTALKESSVKARGQVEYAAVSKSYGGTVAVDCIDLKIPAATYCCLLGPSGCGKTTTLRMLAGHEAVTSGDIIIDNVNVTDLPPAKRGTAMMFQSYALFPHLSCLDNVAFSLKMRGVDKKVRRAKALELLTLVNMAQYAERRPAQLSGGQQQRVALARALITEPQILLLDEPLSALDPFLRVKMRAELRRLQKELGISFVHVTHGQDEAMALADLIVVMNGGKIEQFGPPREVFNAPKTEFVAKFMGGHNILPSDSGPIAVRTDLTTLRPITLGSNSELTATIRSMEYQGTHFHVVLAAPNLPELTALVGEQAFYATPFQPGDHVAVSWNPADVHRLEPLDRRV, encoded by the coding sequence GTGACGGCATTAAAAGAGTCGAGCGTCAAGGCACGGGGCCAAGTCGAATATGCGGCAGTCAGCAAATCTTACGGGGGCACTGTTGCGGTCGACTGCATCGATTTGAAGATTCCGGCGGCAACCTATTGCTGTCTGCTCGGCCCCTCCGGTTGCGGCAAGACGACCACGCTGCGGATGTTGGCCGGCCACGAGGCCGTCACCTCGGGCGATATCATCATCGACAATGTCAATGTCACGGATCTGCCGCCGGCCAAGCGCGGCACCGCTATGATGTTTCAAAGCTACGCTTTGTTCCCGCATCTTTCTTGCCTCGACAATGTGGCCTTCTCATTGAAAATGCGTGGTGTCGACAAGAAAGTTCGGCGGGCCAAGGCGCTTGAGCTCTTGACGCTCGTCAACATGGCGCAATATGCGGAGCGCCGCCCGGCCCAGCTCTCGGGGGGACAGCAGCAGCGCGTCGCCCTTGCGCGCGCGCTCATCACCGAGCCGCAGATCCTGCTGCTCGATGAGCCGCTATCCGCGCTCGATCCTTTCCTGCGTGTCAAGATGCGCGCGGAATTGCGCCGGCTGCAAAAGGAGCTCGGCATCAGTTTCGTGCATGTGACGCATGGTCAAGATGAGGCGATGGCTCTTGCCGATCTGATCGTCGTCATGAACGGCGGCAAGATCGAGCAGTTTGGGCCACCGCGTGAGGTCTTCAACGCGCCCAAGACGGAATTCGTCGCCAAATTCATGGGTGGGCACAATATCTTGCCGAGCGATTCCGGGCCGATCGCCGTGCGGACCGATCTTACGACGCTGCGGCCTATCACGCTTGGCTCAAATTCCGAGCTGACGGCGACGATTCGGAGCATGGAATATCAGGGCACGCATTTTCATGTCGTGCTCGCCGCACCGAATCTGCCCGAGCTGACCGCCCTTGTCGGCGAGCAAGCCTTTTACGCCACACCGTTTCAACCTGGCGACCATGTCGCCGTCAGCTGGAATCCGGCGGACGTTCATCGTTTAGAGCCGCTTGATAGGAGAGTATGA
- a CDS encoding DNA translocase FtsK, which yields MRLSQTTYLNAATDFQSDGNSDANQLANEDCRAEEMRTAPAVRPITNLQPKPVAPPSAENVTSPGWQKAFLMGPNVRFTRTREVDIVGRRPSAESLPVERPSTGTESDVQGSETPATEPPVSAAAPGAELAVENAAPPSTILEASSHVPGSVAARASESRFTHLSDFAFWDAMPFEGEFVSAIKGAPVQSLVIPEIDVEAEAIVAKYRVVECRRPAPAMNAPQVAEVPPAAVTTALVQDDHVAETAPIEMPVTAEPVAPDAPMEMEPGAAAEFEPTVPQTGPADVFAADAEAAAEIPSAAIPEAEPMFANIPTQPVFEPVTETETAAPAVEAAPRYVSAEPITIVPRRHPALPPVEGWPAAAAGSAEYEFPPRDLLQEPVVRSAVIMTQETLEQNAGLLESVLEDFGVKGEIIHVRPGPVVTLYEFEPAPGVKSSRVINLADDIARSMSALSARVAVVPGRNVIGIELPNNVRETVYFREMIESPDFERSGYKLALGLGKTIGGEPVIAELAKMPHLLVAGTTGSGKSVAINTMILSLLYRMTPEQCRLIMVDPKMLELSVYDGIPHLLTPVVTDPKKAVMALKWAVREMEDRYRKMSRLGVRNIDGYNSRVAVAREKGETIHVMVQTGFDKSTGAPIEQSQEMDLAAMPYIVVIVDEMADLMMVAGKEIEGAIQRLAQMARAAGIHLIMATQRPSVDVITGTIKANFPTRISFQVTSKIDSRTILGEQGAEQLLGQGDMLHMAGGGRISRVHGPFVSDAEVEKVVAHLKQQGRPEYLDTVTSGDEEEAEEEDAAVFDKGAIAADEGDDLYERAVKVILRDKKCSTSYIQRRLGIGYNRAASLVERMEKEGLVGPANHVGKREIISNNRNGGGPVAKDDDD from the coding sequence ATGCGTCTTTCCCAAACGACATATTTGAATGCGGCAACAGACTTCCAGTCCGATGGAAATTCTGACGCGAATCAACTCGCCAATGAGGACTGCCGCGCCGAGGAAATGCGGACCGCTCCTGCCGTGCGGCCGATAACCAATTTGCAGCCCAAGCCGGTTGCGCCGCCATCGGCGGAGAATGTGACTTCGCCGGGCTGGCAGAAGGCTTTTTTGATGGGCCCGAATGTCCGTTTTACCCGTACGCGGGAAGTAGACATCGTTGGCCGCCGACCGTCTGCCGAATCGTTGCCCGTGGAGCGGCCATCGACCGGGACGGAGTCCGACGTGCAAGGCAGCGAAACTCCGGCGACGGAACCGCCTGTTTCGGCCGCCGCGCCCGGAGCGGAATTGGCCGTCGAAAATGCAGCACCTCCCTCGACTATTTTGGAGGCTTCTTCACATGTGCCGGGCTCCGTTGCCGCACGCGCATCTGAATCGCGCTTTACCCATCTGTCCGACTTCGCCTTCTGGGATGCGATGCCTTTCGAGGGCGAGTTCGTGTCCGCGATCAAGGGCGCGCCGGTTCAGTCGCTGGTCATTCCCGAGATCGACGTCGAGGCTGAAGCGATCGTCGCGAAATATCGGGTTGTCGAATGCCGCCGGCCCGCACCGGCGATGAATGCGCCGCAAGTGGCCGAGGTGCCGCCCGCTGCCGTTACAACCGCCTTGGTTCAGGACGATCATGTCGCCGAGACGGCGCCGATCGAGATGCCCGTGACAGCGGAGCCCGTCGCCCCAGACGCGCCGATGGAAATGGAGCCGGGTGCTGCTGCCGAATTCGAGCCAACGGTTCCGCAAACCGGCCCGGCAGATGTCTTTGCCGCGGACGCCGAGGCGGCGGCTGAAATTCCTTCCGCTGCCATTCCGGAAGCGGAGCCGATGTTTGCGAATATTCCGACGCAGCCGGTATTCGAACCAGTCACAGAAACGGAAACGGCTGCTCCTGCCGTTGAAGCGGCGCCCCGCTATGTGAGCGCCGAGCCGATCACCATCGTGCCGCGCAGGCACCCTGCCTTGCCGCCGGTCGAGGGGTGGCCCGCTGCCGCTGCTGGCTCTGCGGAATACGAGTTTCCGCCACGCGACCTGCTGCAAGAGCCCGTCGTCCGGTCCGCCGTGATCATGACGCAGGAAACGTTGGAGCAGAACGCCGGTCTGCTGGAAAGCGTGCTGGAGGATTTCGGCGTCAAGGGCGAGATCATCCACGTCCGGCCCGGCCCGGTGGTGACGCTCTACGAATTCGAACCGGCCCCCGGGGTGAAATCTTCGCGCGTCATCAATCTCGCGGACGATATCGCCCGTTCGATGTCCGCGCTCTCGGCCCGCGTCGCCGTTGTTCCAGGCCGCAATGTCATCGGCATCGAACTGCCGAACAACGTCCGCGAGACGGTCTATTTCCGCGAGATGATCGAATCGCCCGATTTCGAACGAAGCGGTTACAAGCTGGCACTCGGCCTCGGCAAAACCATTGGCGGCGAGCCGGTCATCGCGGAGCTCGCCAAGATGCCTCATCTGCTAGTCGCCGGCACCACCGGCTCGGGCAAGTCCGTTGCCATCAACACGATGATCCTGTCGCTGCTCTACCGCATGACGCCGGAGCAATGCCGTTTGATCATGGTGGACCCGAAGATGCTGGAACTGTCCGTTTATGACGGCATCCCGCACTTGCTGACGCCCGTCGTGACCGACCCGAAGAAGGCCGTGATGGCGCTGAAATGGGCGGTGCGCGAGATGGAGGATCGCTACCGGAAGATGTCGCGCCTCGGGGTGCGCAATATCGACGGATACAACAGCCGTGTCGCGGTCGCGCGCGAAAAGGGCGAGACGATCCACGTGATGGTCCAGACTGGGTTCGACAAGAGCACGGGCGCGCCGATCGAGCAAAGCCAGGAAATGGACCTGGCGGCGATGCCTTATATCGTCGTGATCGTCGACGAGATGGCAGACCTGATGATGGTCGCCGGCAAGGAGATCGAAGGCGCAATCCAGCGTCTGGCGCAAATGGCGCGCGCTGCCGGCATCCATCTCATCATGGCGACCCAGCGTCCCTCCGTCGATGTCATCACCGGCACGATCAAAGCGAATTTCCCGACGCGCATTTCGTTCCAGGTGACGTCGAAGATCGACAGCCGCACCATTCTTGGCGAGCAGGGCGCCGAACAATTGCTCGGCCAGGGCGATATGCTGCACATGGCCGGCGGTGGCCGCATTTCTCGCGTCCACGGCCCGTTCGTCTCGGATGCGGAAGTCGAAAAGGTCGTCGCGCATCTGAAGCAGCAGGGTCGCCCGGAATATCTCGATACGGTCACATCAGGCGACGAAGAGGAAGCCGAGGAAGAGGATGCGGCGGTCTTCGACAAAGGCGCGATTGCCGCTGATGAGGGGGACGACCTCTACGAGCGGGCCGTGAAGGTCATCCTGCGTGATAAGAAGTGTTCGACATCCTATATCCAACGCCGCCTGGGCATCGGATACAATCGCGCAGCGTCGCTTGTCGAGCGCATGGAGAAGGAAGGCCTCGTCGGCCCAGCGAACCATGTCGGCAAGCGGGAGATCATTTCCAACAACCGCAACGGCGGCGGGCCGGTAGCCAAAGACGATGACGATTGA
- a CDS encoding ABC transporter substrate-binding protein, producing the protein MTKNEKRGISRRKLLKSATALAGVAAGSGAITGFPAVWSQEPKVLRYLGTAVNQSDDITKKVKEDTGITIEYISATTDDVTKRVITQPNSFDVLDTEYFSLKKLVPSGNILGLDAKKIKEFDNITPVFTKGELPNGKKIGDQGTAPKKVMFLEGANSTTFAKEVTEWVTLIPTVYNADTLGIRPDLIKRPIDSWAELLNPEFKGKAAILNIPSIGIMDAAMVIEAMGKYKYPDKGNMTRQEIDLTMGVMTEAKKSGQFRAFWKDFNESVNLMASGETVIQSMWSPAVTAVRTKGIPCVFQPLKEGYRSWASGFCMSKGVTGKKQEWAYEFVNWFLSGWAGAYLNRQGYYSAVLSTAKANMEPYEWAYWMEGKPAEKDIHAPDGSLLEKAGAVRDGGSYDDRMGSVACWNSIMDENDYMVRKWNEFIAA; encoded by the coding sequence ATGACCAAAAATGAGAAGAGGGGAATTTCCCGCCGCAAACTGCTGAAGAGTGCGACGGCGCTCGCCGGTGTTGCCGCGGGCTCCGGCGCTATTACCGGCTTTCCGGCGGTGTGGTCGCAAGAGCCCAAAGTGCTGCGCTATCTGGGCACCGCGGTCAATCAATCGGACGACATTACGAAGAAGGTCAAAGAAGATACGGGCATCACGATCGAATATATTTCGGCGACGACGGATGACGTGACGAAGCGTGTCATCACCCAGCCGAATTCCTTCGACGTGCTCGACACCGAATATTTCAGCCTCAAGAAACTGGTGCCGTCGGGAAATATTCTTGGCCTCGATGCCAAGAAGATCAAGGAATTCGACAACATCACGCCCGTGTTCACCAAGGGCGAATTGCCGAACGGCAAAAAGATCGGCGATCAAGGAACGGCGCCGAAAAAGGTGATGTTCCTGGAAGGCGCCAACTCCACGACCTTCGCCAAAGAGGTCACCGAATGGGTGACGCTGATTCCGACCGTCTACAATGCCGACACGCTGGGCATCCGCCCGGATTTGATCAAGCGTCCGATCGATTCTTGGGCCGAATTGTTGAACCCCGAGTTCAAGGGCAAGGCAGCGATTCTCAACATCCCGTCGATCGGTATCATGGATGCCGCGATGGTGATCGAAGCCATGGGCAAATACAAATATCCGGACAAGGGCAATATGACGCGCCAGGAAATCGACCTCACCATGGGTGTGATGACCGAGGCGAAAAAGTCCGGCCAATTCCGCGCCTTCTGGAAGGATTTCAACGAGAGCGTGAATCTCATGGCTTCGGGCGAGACCGTTATTCAGTCGATGTGGTCGCCGGCCGTGACGGCGGTGCGCACGAAGGGCATTCCGTGCGTCTTCCAGCCGCTCAAGGAAGGTTATCGCTCCTGGGCGTCGGGCTTCTGCATGTCGAAAGGTGTGACCGGCAAGAAGCAGGAATGGGCCTACGAATTCGTCAATTGGTTCTTGTCCGGCTGGGCCGGCGCCTATCTGAATCGTCAGGGCTATTATTCCGCCGTCCTTTCCACCGCCAAAGCCAATATGGAGCCCTATGAATGGGCCTATTGGATGGAAGGCAAGCCGGCGGAAAAGGACATTCATGCGCCGGATGGTTCGTTGCTCGAAAAGGCTGGGGCCGTGCGCGACGGTGGATCATACGACGATCGCATGGGTAGTGTGGCGTGCTGGAACTCGATCATGGACGAGAACGATTACATGGTCCGCAAATGGAATGAATTCATCGCCGCGTAA
- a CDS encoding ABC transporter permease — protein sequence MFSTFRTSGVPARLQALPFALVFLLFFIVPLALVVLVSFWDYNDYAILPHFTFRSYTETFEGCYDQLPNLCTILKTYVSTVKFCFIVWLLTLVIGFTVAYFVAFHIRSTTMQMTLFLICTIPFWTSNVIRMISWIPLLGRNGLLNTTLQSMGITHAPVEWFLYSEFSVILAFVHLFTFFMVVPIFNSMMRIDRNLLEAAYDAGATGWQTLWNVVVPLAKPGIVIGSIFVITIVMGDFITVGVMGGEQIASAGKIIETRLNALQFPPAAANAVILLGCTLLIIAALTRIVDMRKEL from the coding sequence ATGTTTTCAACCTTTCGCACCTCCGGCGTCCCCGCGCGACTTCAGGCGCTGCCTTTCGCGCTGGTCTTTCTTCTTTTTTTCATTGTGCCGCTGGCCTTGGTCGTTCTCGTCAGTTTCTGGGACTATAACGATTACGCGATCCTGCCGCACTTCACGTTCCGTTCTTATACGGAAACATTCGAAGGCTGTTACGATCAGCTCCCGAACTTGTGCACCATTCTGAAAACCTATGTGTCCACGGTTAAATTCTGCTTCATTGTCTGGCTTTTGACGCTCGTCATCGGCTTTACCGTCGCCTATTTCGTCGCCTTTCACATCCGTTCGACAACCATGCAGATGACCCTCTTTCTCATCTGCACCATTCCGTTCTGGACATCGAACGTCATTCGAATGATCTCGTGGATTCCATTGCTGGGCCGCAACGGGCTGTTGAATACGACGCTACAATCGATGGGCATCACACATGCGCCGGTCGAATGGTTTCTCTATTCCGAATTCTCCGTCATTCTGGCCTTCGTGCATCTGTTCACGTTTTTCATGGTCGTGCCGATCTTCAATTCCATGATGCGGATCGATCGCAATTTGCTGGAGGCGGCATATGACGCCGGCGCCACCGGCTGGCAGACATTGTGGAATGTGGTCGTTCCGCTCGCCAAACCCGGCATCGTGATCGGCTCGATCTTTGTCATCACAATCGTCATGGGCGATTTCATCACTGTTGGCGTCATGGGCGGCGAGCAGATCGCCTCGGCGGGCAAGATCATCGAAACGCGTCTCAATGCGCTGCAATTCCCGCCGGCCGCGGCCAATGCCGTCATCTTGCTCGGCTGCACGCTTCTGATCATTGCGGCGTTGACGCGCATCGTCGACATGCGCAAGGAGCTTTGA
- a CDS encoding ABC transporter permease has product MRDGRPASFYWLALFFGLFVLFLYGPTITIFILSFQGPNGGMTFPMNGVSLHWFEKLWAGGGIVDINSAFQRSLELGVVVMILTVILSVLAGLAYRKRFFGDGLLFYVTVASLIVPSIVTSLGIALQFRLIDDAVKNYAPAWVSDGLSTTMGLFTSGLGAHLTWTLPFGLLVMFAIFNRFDSRLEEAARDLGATPWQTFAHVILPIILPSVIGIGLFGFTLSWDEIARSSQAIGEHNTLPMELQALTTTVTTPEIYALGTVTTTVSFLVIGCALVSILILRNRQARFGSDAGKA; this is encoded by the coding sequence ATGCGTGACGGACGCCCCGCATCCTTCTATTGGCTGGCGCTGTTCTTCGGATTGTTCGTGTTGTTCCTGTACGGGCCGACGATCACGATCTTCATTCTGTCGTTCCAAGGTCCGAACGGTGGCATGACGTTTCCCATGAACGGCGTCTCGTTGCACTGGTTCGAAAAGCTTTGGGCCGGCGGCGGCATCGTCGACATCAATTCTGCCTTCCAGCGCTCGCTGGAGCTCGGCGTCGTCGTCATGATTCTTACAGTGATCTTGTCGGTTCTTGCGGGCCTCGCCTATCGCAAGCGGTTTTTTGGGGACGGATTGCTGTTTTACGTCACGGTCGCGAGCTTGATCGTGCCCTCGATCGTCACCTCGCTGGGGATCGCGCTGCAGTTCCGGCTGATCGACGACGCGGTCAAGAACTACGCCCCCGCCTGGGTCAGCGATGGCCTCTCGACCACGATGGGCCTATTTACTTCGGGGCTTGGCGCGCATCTCACGTGGACGCTACCCTTCGGACTGCTGGTCATGTTCGCGATTTTCAACCGTTTCGATTCCCGACTCGAAGAGGCGGCGCGGGATTTGGGCGCGACGCCGTGGCAAACCTTCGCGCACGTGATTTTGCCGATCATTCTCCCATCCGTCATCGGCATCGGGCTCTTTGGCTTCACTTTGTCCTGGGACGAGATCGCGCGCTCCAGCCAGGCGATCGGCGAACACAATACATTGCCGATGGAACTGCAGGCGCTTACCACGACCGTCACGACGCCGGAGATTTACGCGCTTGGCACGGTGACGACGACGGTGTCGTTCCTCGTGATCGGCTGTGCGCTCGTGTCGATCCTGATTCTGCGCAACCGCCAGGCCCGATTCGGTTCTGACGCCGGCAAAGCCTGA
- a CDS encoding Csu type fimbrial protein, producing MSMMRTLRLCLLSLLAFAGMFLAPRPTHALTLACNVTVTQENFGTVDVLPGAAINTNASLTVDCGITALQANIYMCITFPAYSMQGSGGSVAWQLDDPTTPSNVWSSTTPIVVPAVALSLDQKVTINLPATMFGGQSSVPSGTYTQSLTGSATWSTTSCTSHDILSSGTTTANVSAQVIVQKSCNISATNLNFGSVGDLTTVHTGQSSLSVQCTKSTGYTIGLNGGNSGATDPTARSMTAGSNSIRYGLYQQSGGSTPWGNTSSNWLSGTGTAATQTIPVYGVVPIQTTPPPNTYQDTIIATVTY from the coding sequence ATGTCAATGATGCGGACACTCCGGCTCTGCCTGCTCTCCCTTCTTGCCTTCGCCGGAATGTTCCTGGCGCCGAGACCCACGCACGCACTGACCCTCGCCTGTAATGTCACGGTGACGCAGGAGAATTTCGGCACGGTCGACGTGCTGCCGGGCGCCGCCATCAACACCAACGCGTCGCTTACCGTCGACTGCGGCATCACCGCCTTGCAGGCCAATATCTACATGTGCATCACCTTTCCGGCCTATTCGATGCAGGGCTCGGGCGGCTCGGTGGCCTGGCAACTCGACGATCCGACCACGCCCTCGAACGTCTGGTCCAGCACCACGCCGATCGTGGTTCCCGCCGTGGCATTGAGCTTGGACCAGAAGGTGACCATCAATCTCCCAGCCACCATGTTCGGGGGGCAAAGCAGCGTTCCTTCCGGCACTTATACCCAATCACTGACAGGCTCGGCCACCTGGTCGACCACCAGTTGCACGTCCCATGATATCCTCAGCAGCGGCACGACAACCGCCAACGTATCCGCCCAGGTGATCGTGCAGAAGTCCTGCAACATCAGTGCGACCAATTTGAATTTCGGTTCCGTCGGCGATTTGACCACCGTCCACACCGGACAGTCCAGCCTCAGCGTCCAATGTACGAAAAGCACAGGCTATACGATCGGGCTGAACGGCGGCAATTCCGGCGCGACCGACCCGACGGCCCGCTCCATGACCGCCGGTTCGAACAGTATACGCTATGGGCTCTATCAGCAGTCCGGCGGCAGCACGCCATGGGGCAACACGTCGAGCAACTGGCTTTCCGGCACCGGGACGGCCGCGACCCAGACCATCCCGGTCTACGGCGTCGTGCCGATCCAAACGACGCCGCCACCCAACACCTACCAGGACACGATCATCGCGACCGTCACCTATTGA